The proteins below come from a single Verrucomicrobiota bacterium genomic window:
- a CDS encoding MoxR family ATPase, with the protein MTVDAKTVSTGPVDVKAIGAKVREESAFVHKIREQLGRVIIGQQAMIDRLLVGLLANGHVLLEGVPGLAKTMAVTTLSRTLRTKFQRIQFTPDLLPADLIGTLVYNPQSGSFTVKKGPIFANIILADEINRAPAKVQSALLEAMQEKQVTIGDQTFALDRPFLVLATQNPIEQEGTYPLPEAQVDRFMLKIRIGYPSKEEERAILDRMAFTDADLEVEPVVTPGDVLHAREVVDSIYVDEKVRDYIVDIVLATREPQKYGLDIANLVEWGASPRATIYLTLAAKAMAFLEGRGYVTPQDVKSIGMDVLRHRIVITYEAEAEELTSEDVVRKVFDHVQVP; encoded by the coding sequence ATGACGGTGGATGCCAAGACGGTCAGCACCGGGCCGGTCGACGTCAAGGCGATCGGCGCGAAGGTGCGCGAGGAGAGCGCGTTCGTGCACAAGATCCGCGAGCAGCTTGGGCGCGTCATCATCGGCCAGCAGGCGATGATCGACCGGCTGCTCGTCGGGCTGCTCGCCAACGGCCACGTGCTGCTCGAGGGGGTGCCGGGCCTGGCCAAGACGATGGCGGTCACGACGCTGTCGCGCACGCTGCGCACGAAGTTCCAGCGCATCCAGTTCACGCCCGACCTGCTGCCGGCCGACCTGATCGGCACGCTGGTCTATAATCCGCAGAGCGGCTCGTTCACGGTCAAGAAGGGGCCGATCTTCGCCAACATCATCCTCGCCGACGAGATCAACCGCGCGCCGGCCAAGGTGCAGAGCGCGCTCCTCGAAGCGATGCAGGAGAAGCAGGTCACCATCGGCGACCAGACGTTCGCGCTCGACCGGCCGTTCCTTGTGCTGGCGACGCAGAACCCGATCGAGCAGGAAGGCACCTACCCGCTGCCCGAGGCGCAGGTCGATCGCTTCATGCTCAAGATCAGGATCGGCTACCCGTCGAAGGAAGAGGAGCGCGCCATCCTCGACCGGATGGCGTTCACCGACGCCGACCTCGAGGTCGAACCGGTCGTGACGCCCGGCGACGTGCTCCACGCGCGCGAGGTGGTCGACTCGATCTACGTTGACGAGAAGGTGCGCGACTACATCGTGGACATTGTTCTGGCCACGCGCGAGCCGCAGAAGTACGGCCTCGACATTGCCAACCTCGTCGAGTGGGGCGCCTCGCCGCGCGCGACCATCTACCTGACGCTCGCAGCCAAGGCGATGGCGTTTCTCGAGGGCCGCGGCTACGTCACGCCCCAGGACGTCAAGTCCATCGGCATGGACGTGCTGCGCCACCGCATCGTCATCACCTACGAGGCCGAGGCCGAAGAGCTCACGAGCGAGGACGTCGTGCGCAAGGTTTTCGACCACGTCCAGGTGCCGTGA
- a CDS encoding DUF58 domain-containing protein, with translation MIPAEVLKKVRQIQIRTRRTVNDVLAGQYSSVFKGRGMEFDEVRAYQVGDDVRTIDWNVTARTGHPYVKRFVEERELTVILVVDVSASGAFGSTERLKSELAAELCALLAFSAIRNNDKVGLILFTDQVELFVPPKKGKRHVLRVIRELLYFEPARRGTDISMALDYLNRVARRHSVVFLVSDFIAGGYARHLTLANRRHDLVAVAVTDPRELTLPRIGLVELEDAETGEVTVIDTWSRRAVRRYAAAAHAQAEARRRLFARLGIDSIEINTGKPYVPELLKFFRMRERRL, from the coding sequence ATGATCCCGGCCGAAGTTCTCAAGAAGGTCCGCCAGATCCAGATCCGGACAAGGCGCACGGTCAACGACGTGCTCGCCGGCCAGTATTCGTCCGTCTTCAAGGGCCGTGGGATGGAGTTCGACGAGGTGCGCGCCTACCAGGTTGGTGACGACGTGCGCACGATCGACTGGAACGTCACCGCGCGAACGGGCCACCCGTATGTCAAGCGCTTCGTCGAGGAGCGCGAGCTGACCGTCATACTTGTCGTCGACGTGAGCGCCTCCGGCGCTTTCGGCTCGACCGAGCGGCTCAAGAGCGAGCTGGCGGCCGAGCTGTGCGCCCTGCTCGCCTTCAGCGCCATCCGGAACAACGACAAGGTGGGCCTGATCCTGTTCACCGACCAGGTCGAGCTGTTCGTCCCGCCGAAGAAGGGCAAGCGCCACGTGCTGCGCGTGATCCGCGAGCTGCTCTACTTCGAGCCCGCGAGACGCGGCACCGACATCAGCATGGCGCTCGATTACCTCAACCGCGTTGCTCGGCGCCATTCGGTCGTCTTTCTCGTCAGCGACTTCATCGCCGGCGGCTATGCCCGCCACCTCACGCTCGCCAACCGGCGCCACGATCTGGTCGCCGTTGCCGTGACCGATCCGCGCGAGCTGACGCTGCCGCGCATCGGGCTCGTCGAGCTGGAGGACGCCGAGACCGGCGAGGTGACCGTGATCGACACGTGGAGCCGCCGCGCGGTGCGGCGTTACGCGGCGGCCGCGCACGCCCAGGCCGAGGCGCGCCGCCGGCTCTTCGCCCGGCTCGGCATCGACTCGATCGAGATCAACACGGGCAAGCCGTACGTGCCCGAGCTGCTCAAATTCTTCCGCATGAGGGAGCGCCGACTATGA
- a CDS encoding peptidyl-prolyl cis-trans isomerase has translation MTAEVKPNGGASPDASTGSPIDLRLPDEKRAGTMWRPRRPSRLPLIVSLITLAILLVFVVQESIDQFQKRFGTTNERNAPIDKAVGERLAEAGEYGLAAARLSAYASWGNVPPAERARLYYRVADYYMRAGVYDRALDALYRSELIAPLDELQQDIKAAKKRCFDMLGNTAGWQQELRRITDVDSAPPAEGDTVVAEIDGRRITKLELDRLIEARADLMLSQASPWAAPDQLAQQKQQILKQFSTSEAKLRFLQQYVAEQVFAQEAIERGYHTEPSVLETLDQIRTGFLAERVRTAEAEKAAPTPSSLRDHYEAHKVDFVDPERAAVSMIVLDDAEAAAQVVEQLKGGADFAELAKARSTDEATRDNGGEIASFVTRRDGVPGIGRQPDLVGHIFALTEGATSAEPLELDGKCYVFMMKTHIPERTRSFDEVEEAVRQRVFEQRQSELLDALVHRLMLKHNADIHPGAFRVRTPDTEPVDSTTP, from the coding sequence ATGACCGCAGAGGTAAAGCCAAACGGGGGCGCGAGTCCCGACGCGAGCACCGGCTCGCCCATCGACCTTCGTCTGCCGGACGAGAAGCGCGCCGGAACAATGTGGCGCCCACGGCGCCCGTCGCGGCTGCCGTTGATCGTGTCACTCATCACGCTGGCCATCCTGCTCGTCTTCGTCGTGCAGGAATCGATCGACCAGTTCCAGAAGCGATTCGGCACCACCAACGAGCGGAACGCGCCCATCGACAAGGCCGTCGGCGAGCGCCTCGCCGAAGCCGGCGAGTACGGCCTGGCCGCCGCGCGCCTGAGCGCGTACGCGAGCTGGGGCAACGTGCCGCCCGCTGAGCGGGCGCGGCTCTACTACCGCGTTGCCGACTACTACATGCGCGCCGGGGTGTATGACCGCGCGCTCGACGCGTTGTACCGCTCCGAGCTCATCGCGCCGCTGGACGAGCTCCAGCAGGACATCAAGGCCGCCAAGAAGCGTTGTTTCGACATGCTCGGCAACACCGCCGGCTGGCAGCAGGAGCTCAGGCGAATCACGGACGTCGACAGTGCCCCGCCCGCCGAGGGCGACACGGTCGTCGCCGAGATCGACGGCCGCCGCATCACGAAGCTCGAGCTCGACCGGCTCATCGAGGCGCGCGCCGATCTCATGCTGAGCCAGGCTTCCCCCTGGGCCGCACCCGACCAGCTTGCGCAGCAGAAGCAGCAGATCCTCAAGCAGTTCTCGACGAGCGAGGCGAAGCTCCGCTTCCTCCAGCAATACGTGGCCGAGCAGGTCTTCGCGCAGGAGGCCATCGAGCGCGGCTACCACACGGAACCGTCCGTTCTCGAGACCCTCGACCAGATCCGCACCGGTTTCCTTGCCGAGCGCGTCCGCACCGCCGAGGCCGAGAAGGCGGCGCCCACTCCGTCGTCGCTCAGGGACCACTACGAGGCGCACAAGGTTGACTTCGTCGATCCCGAGCGCGCGGCAGTAAGCATGATCGTCCTCGACGACGCGGAGGCCGCTGCCCAGGTTGTCGAACAGCTCAAGGGTGGCGCCGACTTCGCCGAGCTGGCCAAGGCACGCTCGACCGACGAGGCAACCCGTGACAACGGCGGCGAGATCGCCAGCTTCGTCACGCGCCGCGACGGCGTGCCAGGCATCGGCCGGCAGCCGGACCTCGTCGGCCACATCTTCGCCCTCACAGAAGGCGCCACGAGCGCCGAACCGCTGGAACTCGACGGGAAGTGCTACGTCTTCATGATGAAGACACACATACCTGAACGGACCAGGAGCTTCGACGAGGTCGAGGAGGCCGTCCGACAGCGGGTATTCGAACAGCGCCAGTCCGAGTTGCTCGACGCCCTCGTCCACAGGCTGATGCTGAAACACAACGCCGACATCCACCCCGGCGCGTTCCGCGTTCGCACGCCCGATACGGAGCCGGTCGACTCAACGACGCCATGA